A part of Ignavibacteriales bacterium genomic DNA contains:
- a CDS encoding four helix bundle protein: MALTEEFPIYKATYNLVLVLFGFVKNFSKEYKYKIGESIKKKAINAVTNVYRANCSQDKTMHLTKARKHIEVIRLYVRLLKDLHQISVKQLVFVNGYIENVSKQLTGWQKSQKKPFDKLRVTLCSVLISTLNLRGLLEPLFYKRYFITAE, translated from the coding sequence ATGGCCTTAACAGAAGAGTTCCCAATATACAAAGCAACTTACAATTTGGTTTTAGTATTATTTGGCTTTGTAAAAAACTTTAGTAAAGAATACAAGTACAAAATAGGGGAGAGTATAAAAAAGAAAGCTATTAACGCTGTTACAAATGTTTACCGTGCAAACTGCAGCCAGGATAAAACAATGCACTTAACTAAAGCAAGAAAACACATAGAAGTAATACGCTTATATGTACGTTTATTAAAAGATCTTCATCAAATAAGCGTAAAGCAATTAGTCTTTGTAAATGGATATATTGAAAACGTATCCAAGCAGCTTACAGGCTGGCAAAAATCACAAAAAAAACCCTTCGACAAGCTCAGGGTGACATTGTGCAGTGTGTTAATTTCTACATTAAACCTCCGAGGTTTGTTAGAACCCCTTTTTTACAAACGATACTTCATTACAGCCGAATAA